Genomic segment of Pseudothermotoga sp.:
GATCTGTCTGGCATTCACTTCAGTTCCACTTCCCGCAGCTCCAACGGCCACCCTTTTGCCTTTCAGATCGTACACGCTGCTGATGCCTCTGTCTGCCAACGCTACTATCTGCACAGTTTCAGGATAGAGTGTTGCCAAACCTCTCAGTTGTGGGAACGGTTCTTTGAACAATTCCACACCGTTGTAAGCGTAGAAAGCAACATCGTTTTGAACGAAAATGAGGTCCACTTCTTTGTTTCTTAGCAAATTGATGTTCGCCACCGACGCACCCGTTGACTGTACCATGGCGTTCATACCCTTGATGTTCTTGTTCCAAATATCTGCCATACCAGCACCCAATGGGTAGTACGTTCCAGCCGTACCACCTGTAGCGATCGTTAAGAATGTGGCCGCATAAATTGTAATAACTGAGAGCAAGATTGCCACAAAGATCAGCTTCTTCATACATATACCCCCTTTGAAAGTAGTATGATCTGATTTTATTCTAACACAACGCTTACGGAACTACAAAGACTTTAACACAGATTAAGCAAACCAACTCGCTCTTCAATGATTCTTGCTGGTTCGATGTGCCGCACAAAACAGGACACATAAGGGATCACAATTAGAAAGCTTTACCAACAAGGATTCCAAGCACATCTGGTCCTGTGTGAGCCAGAACGGTTGAACCTACCCGTGCGATGCCGTCGCATTTTGGGAACTTTGAGAGTATTTCTGTTAATTTTTCTTTCATCTTCATTGAACCATATCCGCCGTACAGAACGTATTCAGGAGAATCTTTCGTGAACGCCTTGACCAGCTTGGTCAATTTCTCTAGAGCATCTTGATCGTTCCTACCGATCGCCGCTTTACAGACTTCTCCATCTCTGTCGAGTCGTAAAACAGGTTTTAGATGCAAAAGCTTACCTAAAAGAAGGGAAAGCTTACCGACTCTACCACCTTTTTTCAAATGATTGAGCGAACCGAGCAAGAAGAACATTTCGCAGTCCCTACCGTATCTCTCGACAGACTGTTGTGAAACATTCCTTCCGTTCATAACGTCGTTGATCAAACGAGAGAGAACGTAAAATATTTTTCCACTGACACCCTTGGAATCCAACAGGACGAAGTTCTTCAAACTGAGGTTTTCGATGACCATTCTCACGGCGTTGAACGTTCCACTG
This window contains:
- a CDS encoding DegV family EDD domain-containing protein, whose translation is MNEVAFVVDSTADFPENWSSPMDMYRLPLRVRVGGIEYRDGVDIDADKLCLLMSEGHDVSTSLPSFEDIVSLFRSIQSKYRKVFVLTLSQKLSGTFNAVRMVIENLSLKNFVLLDSKGVSGKIFYVLSRLINDVMNGRNVSQQSVERYGRDCEMFFLLGSLNHLKKGGRVGKLSLLLGKLLHLKPVLRLDRDGEVCKAAIGRNDQDALEKLTKLVKAFTKDSPEYVLYGGYGSMKMKEKLTEILSKFPKCDGIARVGSTVLAHTGPDVLGILVGKAF